In one Rutidosis leptorrhynchoides isolate AG116_Rl617_1_P2 chromosome 8, CSIRO_AGI_Rlap_v1, whole genome shotgun sequence genomic region, the following are encoded:
- the LOC139864170 gene encoding uncharacterized protein: MRCVGPIEAEMIIDEVHNSSCALHSGYKTIAAKIMRMGPDNVKFLIVAIDYFTKWIEDKAIRTITGVQVRNFVWEYIVCRFGIPRELVSDNGAQIAKDPFNTWCIELNIVQKFTSVAHPQANGLCEVTNRDVMRKANWLVIPAEILVPMHRVTNFDEEANDDALGENLNFIEERRLMAAIREANNKQQIAKYYNKRVRALSFDVG, encoded by the exons ATGCGGTGTGTTGGCCCAATTGAAGCAGAAATGATAATTGATGAAGTGCATAACAGTTCTTGCGCATTGCATTCAGGCTATAAAACTATTGCGGCGAAAATTATGCGAATGG GTCCCGACAATGTCAAATTCCTAATTGTGGCAATTGACTATTTTACAAAATGGATTGAAGATAAGGCGATTCGCACTATCACTGGAGTGCAAGTGCGTAATTTTGTATGGGAGTATATTGTTTGCAGATTTGGTATTCCGCGcgaattggttagcgataatggtgcccaaatagcgaaagatccttttaatACATGGTGCATTGAATTAAATATAGTCCAAAAGTTTACATCAGTGGCACATCCACAGGCTAATGGCTTATGTGAAGTAACCAACCGCGACGTTATGCGAAAAGCGAACTGGTTGG TAATACCCGCTGAAATTCTTGTGCCAATGCATAGAGTCACtaactttgatgaagaagcaaaCGATGATGCATTGGGCGAAAATTTGAATTTCATAGAAGAGCGAAGGTTAATGGCTGCTATTAGAGAGGCAAATAATAAACAACAAATCGCCAAGTATTACAACAAAAGAGTACGTGCTTTGTCCTTTGATGTAGGCTAA